Proteins found in one Halobaculum sp. MBLA0147 genomic segment:
- a CDS encoding cupin domain-containing protein, protein MEHVSVDSVESSPVGTDADRRPLTEPLGTTDLAINHYSLDAGERLSNGVHAHADQEEVFVVTEGEVVFTTPEETVTVAAGEAIRFAPGEFQSGGAPDDASATVLALGAPRDSEDVRVPFACPACSAEAVRITGPADDAEGEDAFTFVCPECDEEGTVDPQDNEMGTVGP, encoded by the coding sequence ATGGAGCACGTCTCCGTCGACAGTGTCGAGTCGTCACCGGTCGGAACCGACGCGGACAGACGCCCACTCACCGAACCGCTCGGGACGACGGATCTGGCGATCAACCACTACAGTCTCGACGCGGGCGAGCGACTGAGCAACGGCGTCCACGCCCACGCCGACCAGGAGGAGGTGTTCGTCGTCACCGAGGGTGAGGTGGTGTTCACCACACCCGAGGAGACGGTGACGGTCGCGGCCGGGGAGGCGATCAGGTTCGCACCCGGCGAGTTCCAGTCCGGCGGCGCACCCGACGACGCGTCGGCGACGGTCCTCGCGCTGGGCGCACCCCGCGACAGCGAAGACGTGCGGGTCCCGTTCGCGTGTCCCGCCTGCTCGGCGGAGGCGGTCCGGATCACCGGTCCCGCAGACGACGCCGAGGGCGAGGACGCGTTCACCTTCGTCTGTCCGGAGTGTGACGAGGAGGGGACCGTCGACCCGCAGGACAACGAGATGGGTACCGTCGGGCCGTAG
- a CDS encoding riboflavin synthase, giving the protein MFTGIVETTGEVVARETTSEGLRLRVAADGLDDLHHGQSIAVSGVCLTVESFGVVDPDDTGRVAGESDDSTASAETDDSIGEADEGVVETDGGVVERDESATDRHWFEVFLAAETVAKTYLDDLRVGDVVNVERALPADGRFDGHLVQGHVDTTAEITGIDRVGEDWRFAFSLPEGFGQYVVGKGSVALDGISLTVAERDAETFEVAIVPTTYEVTNLSEKSVGDPVHLEVDVVAKYVESMLDGYVDALAE; this is encoded by the coding sequence GTGTTCACCGGAATCGTCGAGACGACGGGTGAGGTGGTCGCACGCGAGACGACGAGCGAGGGGTTGCGACTCCGCGTCGCGGCGGACGGGTTGGACGACCTCCACCACGGGCAGTCGATCGCCGTCAGCGGCGTCTGTCTCACGGTCGAGTCGTTCGGCGTCGTCGACCCCGACGACACGGGCCGGGTCGCGGGTGAGAGTGACGACTCGACGGCGTCGGCGGAGACGGACGACAGTATCGGCGAGGCGGACGAGGGTGTCGTCGAGACGGACGGCGGCGTCGTCGAACGCGACGAGTCGGCGACCGACCGCCACTGGTTCGAGGTGTTCCTCGCGGCGGAGACGGTCGCGAAGACGTACCTCGACGACCTCCGCGTCGGGGACGTGGTCAACGTCGAGCGCGCGCTCCCGGCGGACGGCCGCTTCGACGGGCACCTCGTGCAGGGCCACGTCGACACGACCGCCGAGATCACCGGGATCGACCGCGTCGGCGAGGACTGGCGGTTCGCGTTCTCGCTCCCCGAGGGGTTCGGCCAGTACGTCGTCGGGAAAGGGTCGGTCGCACTCGACGGCATCTCGCTGACGGTCGCCGAACGCGACGCGGAGACGTTCGAGGTCGCCATCGTCCCCACGACCTACGAGGTCACCAACCTCTCGGAGAAGTCCGTCGGCGACCCCGTCCACCTGGAGGTCGACGTGGTCGCGAAGTACGTCGAGTCGATGCTCGACGGCTACGTCGACGCACTCGCCGAGTGA
- a CDS encoding amidohydrolase, which translates to MSSQTAADELVAFRRDLHRHPEPAWCEFYTTARIVAALRDRDVDEVLTGEQIHGGERRNVPDADELDEWRQRALDAGADPAVIEEIGEGYTGAVAVVERGDGPTVGLRVDIDALPIREAEDGDHVPAAEGFRSETEGYMHACGHDAHATFGLGTIDRVLDSDFEGTLKVFFQPGEEQIVGGEPMVASGLLDDVEYFFAAHVGLDHPTGEVIGGMDGFLAVSHFRAEFDGEPSHAGGHPEQGQNAVQAAATAIQNLYAIPRHADGATRVNAGIVGGGTATNIVPEESFVEGEVRGETTELMEYMDEKAETVVQSAADLHEVDVETSRLGRAPSATSDEELVELVTDVAGETATVDSVLDRDELGGSEDATFMMDAVQSNGGLATYVGVGTSHPGGHHTATFDVEERSLEIGVDVLSGAVLRVARERPATTFEN; encoded by the coding sequence ATGAGCAGTCAGACGGCGGCGGACGAACTCGTGGCGTTCAGACGCGACCTCCACCGACACCCGGAGCCGGCGTGGTGTGAGTTCTACACCACCGCACGGATCGTCGCGGCACTCCGCGACCGCGACGTCGACGAGGTCCTGACCGGCGAGCAGATCCACGGCGGGGAGCGACGCAACGTCCCCGACGCCGACGAACTCGACGAGTGGCGCCAGCGCGCGTTGGACGCCGGGGCCGACCCGGCCGTGATCGAGGAGATCGGCGAGGGGTACACCGGTGCGGTCGCCGTGGTCGAGCGCGGCGACGGGCCGACGGTCGGCCTCCGGGTCGACATCGACGCCCTCCCGATTCGGGAGGCCGAGGACGGCGACCACGTCCCGGCGGCCGAGGGGTTCCGCTCGGAGACGGAGGGGTACATGCACGCCTGCGGCCACGACGCCCACGCGACGTTCGGGCTCGGGACGATCGACCGCGTGCTCGACAGCGACTTCGAGGGGACGCTGAAGGTGTTCTTCCAGCCCGGCGAGGAGCAGATCGTCGGCGGCGAGCCGATGGTCGCGTCCGGGCTGTTGGACGACGTGGAGTACTTCTTCGCCGCCCACGTCGGGCTGGACCACCCGACCGGCGAGGTGATCGGCGGGATGGACGGGTTCCTCGCCGTCTCGCACTTCCGTGCGGAGTTCGACGGCGAGCCGTCCCACGCCGGCGGCCACCCCGAGCAGGGGCAGAACGCGGTGCAGGCGGCCGCGACGGCGATCCAGAACCTCTACGCCATCCCGCGACACGCAGACGGCGCGACCCGCGTCAACGCCGGCATCGTCGGCGGCGGCACGGCGACCAATATCGTCCCCGAGGAGTCGTTCGTCGAGGGCGAAGTGCGCGGCGAGACGACGGAGTTGATGGAGTACATGGACGAGAAGGCAGAGACCGTGGTCCAGTCGGCGGCGGACCTCCACGAGGTCGACGTGGAGACGAGTCGCCTCGGGCGAGCACCGTCGGCGACTTCCGACGAGGAGTTGGTCGAGTTGGTGACGGACGTGGCAGGGGAGACGGCGACGGTCGACAGCGTGCTCGACCGCGACGAACTCGGCGGCAGCGAGGACGCGACGTTCATGATGGACGCCGTCCAGTCGAACGGCGGCCTGGCGACGTACGTCGGGGTCGGCACCAGCCACCCCGGCGGCCACCACACGGCGACGTTCGACGTGGAGGAACGCTCCCTGGAGATCGGCGTCGACGTGCTCTCGGGGGCCGTGCTCCGGGTCGCACGCGAGCGGCCGGCGACGACGTTCGAGAACTGA
- a CDS encoding M24 family metallopeptidase: MTEDTRGRRPTTTYEELAAAVADRDAGAFVHVADRTDDDMRYLTRFRGPDRPYAFVFLPDDADTTAESEPSSGSTRSSASGHTVLCAPALFAEQARREFPGDAVRTDAVGDPAGERAAAVLADAGVSGPVLVPAQIRHDAVARLEAAGYEVTASDATSRARRTKTDAEIERHRVVQRAAVRGLARAETVLARASVADDDRLHWDGRPLTTERLRRQVNATLAAAGVDPSGNSVIGAGATAADLHYVGDDAIFAGETVLLDLSPRGPAGYYADVTRTFVVAAPGGWERRAYVACEAAREAALDELAAGAGVQASTVHEEAAAELAAHGFRIDSEEVGFTHSTGHGVGLSLHEAPSLSGSESLAAGDVVTVEPGVYDPEHGGVRIEDLVVIREDGYELLQPYPLGSTPRDRSAAW; encoded by the coding sequence GTGACAGAGGACACGCGCGGTCGGCGACCGACGACCACGTACGAGGAGCTCGCGGCGGCCGTCGCCGACCGCGACGCAGGGGCGTTCGTCCACGTCGCCGACCGGACGGACGACGACATGCGGTACCTGACGCGGTTCCGCGGGCCGGATCGCCCGTACGCGTTCGTCTTCCTGCCCGACGACGCCGACACGACCGCCGAGAGCGAGCCGTCGTCCGGGTCCACACGGTCGAGCGCGAGCGGCCACACGGTGTTGTGTGCGCCGGCACTGTTCGCCGAGCAGGCGCGGCGGGAGTTCCCCGGCGACGCGGTGCGGACCGACGCCGTCGGCGACCCCGCCGGCGAGCGCGCCGCGGCGGTGTTGGCCGACGCCGGCGTCTCGGGCCCCGTGCTCGTGCCCGCACAGATCCGCCACGACGCGGTCGCACGACTGGAGGCGGCGGGCTACGAGGTGACCGCCAGCGACGCCACGAGTCGGGCTCGGCGGACGAAGACCGACGCCGAGATCGAACGCCACCGCGTCGTCCAGCGGGCCGCCGTTCGCGGGCTGGCTCGCGCGGAGACGGTGCTCGCCCGGGCGAGCGTCGCCGACGACGACCGGCTCCACTGGGACGGGCGTCCGTTGACGACCGAACGCCTCCGCCGGCAAGTGAACGCGACGCTCGCCGCCGCGGGCGTCGACCCGTCGGGCAACTCCGTGATCGGTGCGGGGGCGACGGCCGCGGACCTCCACTACGTCGGGGACGACGCGATCTTCGCCGGCGAGACGGTGTTGTTGGACCTCTCGCCGCGCGGGCCGGCGGGCTACTACGCGGACGTGACGCGGACGTTCGTCGTCGCCGCACCGGGTGGCTGGGAGCGGCGCGCGTACGTCGCCTGCGAGGCGGCCCGCGAGGCGGCACTCGACGAACTCGCCGCCGGCGCGGGTGTCCAGGCGAGCACGGTCCACGAGGAGGCGGCCGCCGAACTGGCGGCACACGGCTTCCGGATCGACTCCGAGGAGGTCGGCTTCACCCACTCGACGGGTCACGGGGTCGGGCTGTCGCTCCACGAGGCGCCGTCGCTGTCCGGTTCGGAGTCACTCGCGGCCGGCGACGTGGTGACAGTCGAACCCGGCGTGTACGACCCCGAGCACGGCGGAGTGCGGATCGAGGACTTGGTGGTCATCCGCGAGGACGGCTACGAACTGCTCCAGCCGTACCCGCTCGGGAGCACGCCGCGGGACCGCTCCGCGGCGTGGTGA
- a CDS encoding type II toxin-antitoxin system PemK/MazF family toxin codes for MAYAQGSVVLAPATFNGGVRPYLVVSNDRRPFHGERYTVCVVTSTERDRTVTLTESELTEGELKISPSYASPWSLHVFSHGEVLKRVAQVDDETVSAVAGEIRRLTEPT; via the coding sequence GTGGCGTACGCACAGGGGAGTGTGGTGCTCGCACCGGCCACGTTCAACGGCGGTGTGAGACCGTACCTCGTCGTCTCGAACGACCGCCGTCCGTTCCACGGCGAACGGTACACCGTCTGTGTGGTGACGTCGACCGAACGAGACCGTACCGTCACACTCACCGAATCCGAGCTGACCGAGGGGGAGCTGAAGATCTCGCCGAGCTACGCGAGCCCGTGGTCGCTCCACGTCTTCTCACACGGTGAAGTGTTGAAGCGTGTCGCACAGGTGGACGACGAGACAGTCTCTGCAGTCGCCGGCGAAATTCGTCGGCTGACGGAACCGACCTGA
- a CDS encoding MarR family transcriptional regulator — protein sequence MPVELGRDDETDAPPVRPETNGHRLLAALADHPEMGFTPSELVEMTDVADGSVHKTLARLREKGLVRNVDGYWALAEDVAASRVATLVGLSTVAEEYGDDAYGEDDGWVESAPDLGENA from the coding sequence ATGCCAGTCGAACTCGGCCGTGACGACGAGACGGACGCACCGCCGGTCAGACCGGAGACAAACGGACACCGACTACTCGCCGCGCTCGCGGACCATCCAGAGATGGGATTCACCCCGAGTGAGCTCGTCGAGATGACGGACGTCGCAGACGGGAGTGTCCACAAGACGCTCGCTCGTCTCCGTGAGAAGGGGCTCGTGCGGAACGTAGACGGTTACTGGGCACTCGCAGAGGACGTGGCAGCCTCTCGAGTCGCGACCCTCGTCGGACTCTCGACAGTCGCAGAGGAGTACGGGGACGACGCGTACGGTGAGGACGACGGGTGGGTCGAGTCCGCTCCGGACCTCGGGGAGAACGCCTGA
- a CDS encoding PaaI family thioesterase, which yields MTDTDEAVPLDEEHEELLAAFVESHGFLSWLDLRVEELERGRIVMSVPYDEKLVNPGSEVGSIHGGVAASLIDTASGFALRSTFDDPTTGSLATTDLNVTYLRPATDDLRVEAEVLRAGESMGFTDTLVTSVAPDGETKDVAVGRTSYRLFRE from the coding sequence GTGACAGACACGGACGAGGCGGTCCCGCTCGACGAGGAGCACGAGGAACTGCTGGCGGCGTTCGTCGAGTCCCACGGGTTCCTCTCGTGGCTGGACCTCCGGGTCGAGGAGCTGGAGCGCGGGCGGATCGTCATGTCGGTGCCGTACGACGAGAAGCTGGTCAACCCCGGGTCCGAAGTCGGCTCGATTCACGGCGGCGTCGCCGCCTCGCTGATCGACACCGCGTCGGGGTTCGCCCTGCGGTCGACGTTCGACGACCCGACCACCGGCTCGCTGGCGACGACGGACCTCAACGTGACCTACCTCCGCCCGGCGACGGACGACCTCCGCGTCGAGGCGGAGGTGTTGCGTGCCGGCGAGTCGATGGGGTTCACGGACACGCTCGTCACCAGCGTCGCCCCCGACGGCGAGACGAAGGACGTCGCAGTCGGGCGCACGTCGTACCGCCTGTTCAGAGAGTAG
- a CDS encoding proline dehydrogenase family protein has product MIPPIASRFVAGEEPATAFEHTRQTNADDVGVILNLLGEHYHERAPADADAAAYESLIADLGKTELDGCVSVKPSQLGIDVGPDVFAENYRRVVAAGAEHDVFVWCDMEDATTTDTTLEAFTEVAAEYPWQVGLCVQANLRRTRADLEALLDVPGKLRLVKGAYDEDEEIAYTEKTAVDEAYREGLRLLFDARDRGIAVGSHDPEMIALAAELHERHGGDYEVQMLMGVREEAQRRLASEGVEVWQYAPYGDKWLSYFYRRVRERKENLAFAARAVLGV; this is encoded by the coding sequence GTGATTCCACCCATCGCCAGCCGGTTCGTCGCCGGGGAGGAGCCGGCGACGGCGTTCGAACACACGCGCCAGACGAACGCGGACGACGTCGGCGTGATCCTCAACCTCTTAGGTGAACACTACCACGAACGCGCGCCGGCCGACGCGGACGCGGCGGCCTACGAGTCGTTGATCGCGGACCTGGGGAAGACGGAGCTCGACGGCTGCGTCTCCGTGAAACCCTCCCAGCTCGGGATCGACGTGGGTCCGGACGTGTTCGCCGAGAACTACCGGCGCGTCGTGGCCGCCGGTGCCGAACACGACGTGTTCGTCTGGTGTGACATGGAGGACGCGACGACGACGGACACCACGCTGGAGGCGTTCACGGAGGTGGCCGCGGAGTACCCCTGGCAGGTGGGGCTGTGCGTGCAGGCGAACCTCCGGCGGACACGGGCGGACCTCGAGGCGTTGCTCGACGTGCCGGGGAAGCTCCGTCTCGTGAAGGGTGCCTACGACGAGGACGAGGAGATCGCCTACACGGAGAAGACGGCCGTCGACGAGGCGTACCGCGAGGGACTGCGGCTCCTGTTCGACGCGCGGGACCGCGGGATCGCGGTCGGGAGCCACGACCCCGAGATGATCGCGCTGGCCGCCGAACTCCACGAGCGACACGGCGGCGACTACGAGGTCCAGATGTTGATGGGCGTCCGCGAGGAGGCCCAACGACGCCTCGCGAGCGAGGGCGTCGAGGTGTGGCAGTACGCGCCGTACGGCGACAAGTGGCTGTCGTACTTCTACCGGCGAGTGCGCGAGCGGAAGGAGAACCTCGCGTTCGCGGCGCGTGCGGTGCTGGGCGTCTGA
- a CDS encoding M20/M25/M40 family metallo-hydrolase, translating into MTQLRTEADRRAFVESSCRFDSVTGAEAPHQEWFRDRLADFGFETYTWTGDAERLADHPSFPDDPAEIDTADRPSVGGVLSFGDPDAGPTLVLNGHCDVVPVDRESWSSPPFEPTWDEAGERLTCRGAADMKAGLGACVAAALALRERVDRGETESIDGRVVVESVVDEEAGGIGAATAALSNPYPFERDAVVVAEPTELRPVTATEGSLMKRLRLRGRSAHAATRWRGESVLPHFRAIHEAVEAFGAERAETVTHPLYERFDDPWPVNVGHVEAGSWASSVPATLTAEFRIGVAPGESVAAVEAAVDERVAAVAAERPWLADHPPTFERFSVQFEPAETDPDAPVVRHLRDAMGTVGLEDTEPVGATYGADSRHYVAAGIPAVCFGPGSIEQAHFPDEHVAWREVETARAVLVETAARFLVDGG; encoded by the coding sequence GTGACACAGCTCCGCACCGAGGCCGATCGCCGTGCGTTCGTGGAGTCGTCGTGTCGGTTCGACTCCGTGACCGGCGCGGAGGCACCCCACCAGGAGTGGTTCCGCGACCGCCTCGCCGACTTCGGCTTCGAGACGTACACGTGGACCGGCGACGCCGAGCGGTTGGCCGACCACCCGTCGTTCCCGGACGACCCGGCCGAGATCGACACCGCGGACCGCCCGAGTGTCGGCGGCGTCCTGTCGTTCGGCGATCCCGACGCCGGCCCGACGCTCGTGTTGAACGGCCACTGTGACGTGGTGCCGGTCGACCGCGAGTCGTGGTCGTCGCCCCCGTTCGAGCCGACGTGGGACGAGGCGGGCGAGCGACTCACCTGCCGCGGCGCCGCGGACATGAAGGCCGGGCTCGGGGCGTGTGTCGCCGCCGCGCTCGCGCTCCGCGAGCGGGTCGACCGTGGTGAGACCGAGTCGATCGACGGCCGCGTGGTCGTCGAGTCGGTGGTCGACGAGGAGGCCGGCGGGATCGGGGCGGCGACGGCGGCGCTGTCGAACCCGTACCCGTTCGAGCGGGACGCGGTCGTCGTCGCGGAGCCGACGGAGCTGCGCCCCGTGACCGCCACGGAGGGGAGTCTGATGAAACGGCTCCGCCTCCGCGGGCGGTCGGCACACGCCGCGACGCGGTGGCGTGGTGAGTCGGTCCTCCCACACTTCCGGGCTATCCACGAGGCCGTCGAGGCGTTCGGCGCCGAACGCGCCGAGACGGTGACCCACCCGCTGTACGAGCGGTTCGACGACCCGTGGCCGGTGAACGTCGGCCACGTCGAGGCGGGGTCGTGGGCCTCCAGCGTGCCGGCGACGCTCACCGCGGAGTTCCGGATCGGTGTCGCACCGGGCGAGTCCGTCGCCGCCGTCGAGGCCGCCGTCGACGAGCGCGTCGCCGCCGTCGCGGCAGAGCGGCCGTGGCTCGCCGACCACCCGCCGACGTTCGAACGGTTCTCCGTCCAGTTCGAACCCGCCGAGACGGACCCCGACGCGCCGGTCGTCCGCCACCTCCGAGACGCGATGGGGACCGTCGGACTCGAAGACACCGAGCCCGTCGGGGCGACGTACGGTGCCGACTCGCGCCACTACGTCGCGGCCGGCATCCCGGCCGTCTGCTTCGGCCCCGGGAGCATCGAGCAGGCGCACTTCCCCGACGAACACGTGGCGTGGCGCGAGGTCGAGACCGCGCGGGCGGTGCTCGTCGAGACGGCGGCCCGGTTCCTCGTGGACGGTGGGTGA
- a CDS encoding DUF502 domain-containing protein, whose amino-acid sequence MTTWKRDFASGLVVITPLLVIVFVIGWVYTRLSQLGVPKIENARQFLPWWFPPELLQVTVALTVFVLLVFSAGYLMRTTAGRVVEDVIDGVINRVPGLRVVYNASKLAVETALTGTEDLQAPVKVEPWPGMRMTAFKTGKTTPDGRETIFLPTAPNITTGFVIEVDPEDITETDERVEEALTRILSAGFGEQEQGVPIDVTDATDGDDGGATRVDVDATPGGESAETDGDGGRGAETGDD is encoded by the coding sequence ATGACGACGTGGAAACGAGACTTCGCCAGTGGGTTGGTCGTGATCACGCCGCTGCTGGTGATCGTGTTCGTCATCGGGTGGGTGTACACCCGGCTGAGTCAGCTGGGTGTCCCGAAGATCGAGAACGCGAGACAGTTCCTCCCGTGGTGGTTCCCGCCGGAACTGTTGCAGGTGACGGTCGCGTTGACCGTGTTCGTGCTGTTGGTGTTCTCGGCGGGCTACCTGATGCGGACCACCGCCGGCCGGGTCGTCGAGGACGTGATCGACGGGGTGATCAACCGTGTGCCGGGGTTGCGGGTCGTGTACAACGCCTCGAAGTTGGCCGTCGAGACGGCGCTCACCGGGACGGAGGACCTCCAGGCGCCGGTGAAGGTCGAACCCTGGCCGGGGATGCGGATGACGGCGTTCAAGACGGGGAAGACGACGCCGGACGGCCGCGAGACGATCTTCCTGCCCACTGCACCGAACATCACCACCGGGTTCGTCATCGAGGTCGACCCGGAGGACATCACCGAGACGGACGAGCGCGTCGAGGAGGCGTTGACCCGTATCCTCTCGGCCGGGTTCGGCGAACAGGAACAGGGGGTGCCCATCGACGTGACGGACGCCACCGACGGCGACGACGGCGGGGCGACCCGCGTCGACGTGGACGCGACGCCCGGCGGCGAGTCGGCGGAGACGGACGGGGACGGCGGTCGGGGAGCGGAGACCGGCGACGACTGA
- a CDS encoding UvrD-helicase domain-containing protein: MSDPTVTRLFGGPGSGKTTALLDRVEGLLEQDGVEVRDVLVVSYTRAAAAEVRERLAERLDTTPRHLQGNVCTMHAKAYELLDLSRGDVVGEDEKEEFCDEYGLEFEDEYSGAGRRTARSTTLGNKIIATSQWLQRTDRDVADWYDVPFQWDEEEVRLPPDIDPNAQEGNKYTPTWPSDDDRVSVPEAIRGWRNYKGEHDVVGFADMLERVHQRSLVPNVDYLVIDEFQDITTLQYEVYEEWRPHVEQCLIAGDDDQVVYAWQGADPDLLLDTRVDDDEVLPNSYRLPSKILDVVNTEVRHIEKRREKDLEPRKEGGVVEAVESPSILDLVRNVRGTVRETDDETVMVLFRARYQMFQFIDQFITEGIPFSCLTDQRMWTDRLTDYVRAIEKVDRDEALTALEARRLADILQESAFGTADREELYDFLDDVEETSEEDDLAEIPLSPEDVTDYVPFMPGPASAGDMARKITSFQRKSLKAYFAGDYDGMAPDRVRLGTIHSAKGREADHVFVTTDLTEKVVEQMAAQAAQQGIDVDGVDEFTKTTDPVPILTDNERRVFYVGMSRARERLVMLENLIDGAPTLPISVVLQNELREEPPADLIDEITEAEVDDEETVAADAE, encoded by the coding sequence ATGAGCGACCCAACAGTGACGCGCCTGTTCGGCGGCCCCGGCAGCGGGAAGACGACCGCGCTGCTGGACCGGGTCGAGGGTCTCCTCGAGCAGGACGGCGTGGAGGTTCGAGACGTCCTCGTCGTCTCGTACACGCGGGCGGCGGCCGCCGAGGTGCGCGAGCGCCTCGCCGAGCGGCTCGACACGACGCCGCGGCACCTCCAGGGTAACGTCTGTACGATGCACGCGAAGGCGTACGAACTCCTCGATCTCTCCCGTGGCGACGTGGTGGGAGAAGACGAGAAGGAGGAGTTCTGCGACGAGTACGGCCTGGAGTTCGAAGACGAGTACTCCGGCGCGGGGCGACGGACGGCCCGCTCGACCACGCTCGGCAACAAGATCATCGCCACCTCCCAGTGGCTCCAGCGGACCGACCGCGACGTGGCCGACTGGTACGATGTCCCGTTCCAGTGGGACGAAGAGGAGGTCCGGCTCCCGCCGGACATCGACCCCAACGCCCAGGAGGGGAACAAGTACACGCCGACGTGGCCCTCCGACGACGACCGCGTGAGCGTCCCCGAGGCGATCCGCGGGTGGCGCAACTACAAGGGCGAACACGACGTGGTCGGGTTCGCCGACATGCTGGAGCGGGTCCACCAGCGCTCGCTCGTGCCGAACGTCGACTACCTCGTGATCGACGAGTTCCAGGACATCACGACCCTCCAGTACGAGGTGTACGAGGAGTGGCGGCCGCACGTCGAGCAGTGTCTGATCGCCGGCGACGACGACCAGGTCGTGTACGCCTGGCAGGGTGCGGACCCGGACCTCCTCTTGGACACTCGCGTCGACGACGACGAGGTGCTCCCGAACTCCTACCGGCTCCCCTCGAAGATCCTCGACGTGGTGAACACGGAGGTGCGTCACATCGAGAAGCGTCGCGAGAAGGACCTCGAACCCCGCAAGGAGGGTGGCGTCGTGGAGGCGGTGGAGTCCCCCTCGATCCTCGACCTGGTGCGGAACGTCCGTGGAACCGTCCGCGAGACGGACGACGAGACGGTGATGGTGTTGTTCCGGGCGCGGTACCAGATGTTCCAGTTCATCGACCAGTTCATCACCGAGGGGATCCCGTTCTCGTGTCTCACGGACCAGCGGATGTGGACCGACCGGCTGACGGACTACGTGCGGGCCATCGAGAAGGTGGACCGCGACGAGGCGTTGACGGCGCTGGAGGCACGGCGGCTGGCGGACATCCTCCAGGAGTCGGCGTTCGGCACCGCGGACCGCGAGGAACTGTACGACTTCCTCGACGACGTCGAGGAGACGAGCGAGGAGGACGACCTCGCGGAGATCCCGCTGTCGCCGGAGGACGTGACGGACTACGTCCCGTTCATGCCGGGGCCGGCGAGTGCGGGCGACATGGCTCGGAAGATCACCTCCTTCCAGCGGAAGTCGCTGAAGGCGTACTTCGCGGGCGACTACGACGGGATGGCGCCGGACCGCGTCCGGCTGGGGACGATCCACTCCGCCAAGGGTCGCGAGGCCGACCACGTGTTCGTCACGACGGACCTGACGGAGAAGGTCGTCGAGCAGATGGCCGCCCAGGCCGCCCAGCAGGGGATCGACGTCGACGGCGTCGACGAGTTCACGAAGACGACCGACCCGGTGCCCATCCTCACCGACAACGAGCGGCGCGTGTTCTACGTCGGGATGTCGCGTGCTCGCGAGCGACTCGTCATGCTGGAGAACCTCATCGACGGCGCGCCGACGCTCCCGATCAGCGTCGTCTTGCAGAACGAACTCCGCGAGGAGCCGCCCGCCGACCTGATCGACGAGATCACCGAGGCCGAGGTCGACGACGAGGAGACGGTCGCCGCCGACGCGGAGTGA